Proteins found in one Neodiprion lecontei isolate iyNeoLeco1 chromosome 6, iyNeoLeco1.1, whole genome shotgun sequence genomic segment:
- the LOC107217060 gene encoding uncharacterized protein LOC107217060, with translation MEVVIDCYFDQIFSEMERSSLLSRYKRRALVNYFTAIIQGCAKGEELENTDVCERAVLAALRYHNLTLVENGSICLLGKFHNVLYVAMKLCFDWELRNNEIVSRLLNDIFYCEKTFERIFVGAIFGTRVTHFLSGWKSDFEDREENIRALIYFMDHANSGRLLYSSPASTGKCRFVDVPMESYGQAIPIRVVIQLGSPDILLLLLRYGASSFADGLSPSPLEMVLNKFSELEVEPGQYPPQLVACLRVLLRTVPLVRVNTPSHIADRSGVETVPLYDQYPKFVESNLVPPERSGVSPPELKHLCRCRVRQSLFDNWALPHGIKELRIPQSLREYLDLLAD, from the exons ATGGAGGTGGTGATCGACTGTTACTTTGATCAAATATTCTCCGAAATGGAACGCAGCAGCCTTTTATCCCGGTACAAAAGACGTGCCTTAGTCAATTACTTCACTGCAATTATCCAAGGCTGTGCCAAAG GTGAGGAGCTGGAGAACACGGACGTGTGCGAGAGGGCGGTGCTGGCGGCGTTGCGTTACCACAACTTGACGCTGGTGGAAAACGGGTCGATCTGTCTTCTTGGGAAGTTCCACAACGTCTTGTACGTAGCGATGAAGCTGTGCTTCGACTGGGAGCTACGTAACAACGAGATAGTCTCGCGGTTGCTGAACGACATATTCTACTGCGAAAAGACCTTCGAGAGGATATTCGTCGGGGCGATATTCGGCACCAGAGTGACGCACTTCCTGTCGGGGTGGAAGAGCGACTTCGAGGACCGCGAAGAGAACATCAGGGCCTTGATCTACTTCATGGATCACGCCAACTCCGGCCGGCTCCTCTACTCGAGCCCAGCTTCCACCGGCAAGTGCCGTTTCGTCGACGTCCCAATGGAGTCCTACGGGCAGGCTATCCCCATCCGGGTGGTCATCCAGCTCGGAAGTCCGGACATTTTGCTGCTTCTCCTCAGGTACGGAGCGTCGAGTTTCGCCGACGGATTATCACCGTCCCCGCTCGAAATGGTCCTGAACAAATTCTCGGAGCTGGAAGTGGAGCCCGGTCAATATCCGCCTCAGCTTGTCGCCTGTCTGAGGGTGCTTCTGCGGACGGTACCTCTGGTCAGGGTCAACACCCCGAGTCACATCGCCGATCGGAGCGGGGTGGAGACGGTTCCGCTCTACGATCAATACCCGAAATTCGTCGAGAGTAATCTGGTGCCCCCCGAACGAAGCGGCGTCTCTCCACCCGAGCTGAAACACCTTTGCAGATGCCGGGTGCGACAGTCGCTCTTCGACAACTGGGCCCTCCCCCACGGGATTAAGGAACTTAGGATACCCCAGTCCCTCCGGGAGTACCTGGACCTGCTCGCCGACTGA